The following are encoded together in the Cryptococcus neoformans var. neoformans JEC21 chromosome 9 sequence genome:
- a CDS encoding translation initiation factor, putative gives MFDPRAGAPKRWASQSQDFQAVILVGYGENLYPFNQGTNVISKALLPVGNVPIINCVIDWVLAAGLLDILIIVPNAFHDQIADHIAEAYNKSTHSRVRINLRKNSEGERDEDEGDSEEKDGTARILKKFRSFIKSDFVLLPCDISPPSYLPLKTILDKHRSSPKAVMTSVFYEPIESVKDAEEKILVGLDKTSDELLLITPLEGMEEDLELRMSLLNRHPTLSLTTRILDAHVYVFRRTFLDLLATRRAKDLSSMKEQVVPWLVKGGWQRGLGERWEPILDPPSRDPLAEALARSTTAPPSRSLLHPSSSPSSDRTPLPQTSPASPSGDADTMYSSGILPTAPSRTRKGFKPEWKCQVLVITPPPAPPAPAPVQGKGGKQDKSRAPVYEPEHLIRANSLAGYWELNRRFIKSLSSTTPAAKSAQPVRNIIPEDAGTAPAISPAAQISPDSVLGEGTRVGEKTSIKKCIIGRHCVIGKGAKLNNCVIWDFVTVEENARIENSIICSNGRIGEKAQVKDCEFGTGFEAKPGAILKGERLIAGQEA, from the exons ATGTTTGACCCCCGTGCAGGAGCTCCAAAACGATGGGCAAGCCAGTCCCAGGACTTTCAGGCAGTAATTCTTGTTGGTTACGGCGAAAA CTTGTACCCATTCAACCAGGGTACCAACGTAATTTCCAAAGCTCTTTTGCCCGTCGGTAACGTTCCCATTATCAACTGTGTGATAGATTGGGTACTTGCCGCTGGTCTCTTGG ATATCCTCATCATAGTCCCTAACGCCTTCCATGATCAGATCGCCGACCACATTGCAGAGGCGTATAACAAATCTACTCATTCTCGTGTGCGAATAAATCTCAGGAAAAATTCTGAGGGTgaaagggatgaagatgaaggtgacagtgaagaaaaggacggGACGGCTAGGATTCTGAAGAAGTTCAGGAGTTTCATCAAG AGTGATTTtgtgcttcttccttgtgACATTTCACCCCCATCATACCTCCCTCTTAAGACAATCTTGGACAAGCACCGCTCATCACCAAAGGCTGTAATGACTTCTGTCTTTTACGAACCCATAGAGTCCGTCAAGGATGCGGAGGAAAAGATATTGGTTGGACTCGACAAGACTTCCGACGaactccttctcatcactcCCTTAGAAGGTATGGAGGAAGACCTCGAGCTCCGCATGTCTCTCCTTAACCGCCATCCCACTCTTTCACTTACTACCAGAATCCTCGATGCGCACGTCTACGTTTTTCGCCGGACGTTCTTGGACTTGTTGGCGACCAGGAGAGCAAAGGATTTGAGTAGCATGAAGGAGCAGGTTGTGCCTTGGTTGGTCAAGGGTGGGTGGCAGCGAGGTTTGGGTGAAAGATGGGAACCTATCCTGGACCCGCCTAGCCGAGATCCTCTCGCCGAAGCTCTTGCTCGTTCAACTactgctcctccttcccgctctcttctccacccatcatcctctccttcatctgaCCGTACTCCCTTACCCCAAACATCCCCGGCCTCCCCTTCCGGCGATGCCGATACGATGTACAGCTCTGGTATCCTCCCCACCGCTCCTTCCCGTACCCGCAAGGGCTTCAAGCCCGAGTGGAAATGTCAAGTCTTGGTTATCACTCCTCCACCCGCTCCTCCTGCGCCTGCGCCCGTACAAGGGAAAGGTGGGAAGCAAGATAAATCACGCGCACCTGTGTACGAACCCGAGCACCTCATCCGTGCCAACTCGCTCGCCGGTTACTGGGAGCTTAACCGTAGATTTATCAAGTCTCTTTCCTCTACCACCCCGGCTGCTAAGAGTGCTCAGCCTGTGCGAAATATCATACCTGAAGATGCGGGGACAGCGCCCGCAATCAGCCCCGCGGCGCAGATTTCGCCGGATAGTGTGCTCGGGGAGGGTACACGGGTTGGAGAAAAGACAAGTATCAAGAAGTGTATCATTGGAAGGCATTGTGTGATTGGCAAAGGGGCCAAGTTGAATAACTGTGTGATCTGGGATTTCGTCACTGTTGAAGAAAA TGCGAGGATTGAAAACTCCATCATCTGTTCCAATGGTCGTATCGGTGAGAAGGCGCAAGTCAAGGACTGCGAGTTTGGAACTGGCTTCGAGGCCAAGCCTGGCGCTATCCTCAAGGGGGAGAGACTCATTGCCGGGCAAGAAGCATAG
- a CDS encoding ADP-ribosylation factor, putative: MGVTFSSLWSRLFARKETKVLLIGLDNAGKSTILYRITTGAVVASAPTVGSNHEIYDYKGVRFGLIDIGGQTSLRSSWSQYFNGTEAVILVIDSCDGPRLGLVKQELMKIVADESLSTALLLVLANKQDLPVSQGRLTPAQISEALSLTDLRQREWQIMGCSALTGAGLMEGMDWLVTKLAAR; encoded by the exons ATGGGAG TCacattctcatctctctGGTCACGCCTGTTTGCACGCAAAGAGACCAAAGTCCTCCTCATTGGTCTCGATAATGCCGGTAAATCAACAATCCTTTACCGCATAACAACAGGCGCCGTAGTCGCATCCGCACCTACAGTAGGAAGCAACCACGAAATATACGACTATAAAGGTGTCCGATTCGGGCTGATTGATATTGGTGGACAAACGAGCTTGAGGAGTTCATGGAGTCAGTACTTCAATGGAACCGAAGCGGTGATCTTGGTGATTGATTCGTGTGATGGACCAAGATTGGGGCTGGTGAAGCAAGAGTTGATGAAGATTGTTGCAGACGAA TCATTATCAACCGCACTTTTGCTTGTACTCGCAAACAAGCAGGATCTACCAGTGTCTCAAGGTCGTCTCACACCCGCCCAAATATCCGAGGCTCTCAGTCTCACAGACCTGCGGCAGAGAGAATGGCAGATTATGGGATGTAGTGCCCTGACGGGAGCTGGGTtgatggaagggatggactggCTCGTCACAAAGTTAGCCGCGCGTTAA
- a CDS encoding transmembrane protein, putative, with protein sequence MSSPPTPPTPSSPPSYTHLNTPPKAYPQPPTFHPRRSAAAIIPIHSADDSDGTSTPSTSSLSPPSELDDEESVHSQDSCDQPCHPAHALPLHMRSNTLSRVPSNASSLAEEGEATPLLSSGEDDGYRGKWYKGPLFVAAFKLGILFAVFTAIVGITFYWGMPKLDDEDKGIIKLPKSFADLQALNALFQKYKHRYPLKLLACGVVSYLFVQTFSLPGSMYISILFGAAYGIMYGLLLSCICESIGSLFCYSLSAVLAPPLLTLPFYRARVETWRTKIMGDPKKGKKVTWDSIFAILLVLRIAPFPPHWIANFVAPHLGIGMFLFWSSCFIGIAPVSVIHVTIGSSLDDMTSAADFHILSLRNILGLSAVIIAVLIPIGLKRIFKKDLGDLGEAEEALASTRGGDREVNVPAVGQNHGRMYHAIDSGVVLATPSKGNGMDMRRKLVKSQGRVLEIIPDHESDAEDREHVELDDHSPSPLPRQLISFDNIEEPLMDDNAPGPSSRSSLQSTSHKDDYIVFDPANHFHKIQVKPYRPNTQKGYGTIEQPAPVMDDSERTTTAVGMGWWPWARDGVA encoded by the exons ATGTCTTCCCCTCCGACACCACCAACACCTTCATCGCCGCCCTCCTATACTCACTTAAACACCCCGCCGAAAGCCTATCCACAACCTCCCACCTTCCATCCGCGTAGGAGTGCCGCCGCGATCATCCCTATCCATTCGGCCGATGACAGTGACGGCACATCAACACCTTCCACGTCGTCATTATCACCGCCATCCGAGCTcgacgacgaagaaagTGTACATTCCCAGGACAGTTGCGACCAACCCTGTCATCCAGCGCACGCTCTTCCGCTGCATATGAGGTCAAATACCCTCTCCAGGGTTCCTTCCAATGCGTCGTCCTTGGCggaagagggtgaggcCACACCGTTGCTCTCGTCtggggaagatgacggGTATCGTGGCAAATGGTACAAGGGACCGTTATTTGTTGCAGCTTTCAAATTAGGAATACTGTTTGCGGTATTCACGGCGATTGTCGGTATCACCTTTTATTGGGGCATGCCCAAGttggatgacgaggataaGGGAATAATCAAGTTGCCGAAGTCTTTTGCCGATCTCCAAGCATTGAA CGCTCTGTTCCAAAAATACAAACACCGGTACCCGTTAAAACTGCTGGCGTGTGGTGTTGTCTCTTACCTCTT TGTTCAAACATTCTCTCTCCCCGGATCCATGtacatctccatccttttcgGAGCTGCTTACGGAATCATGTATGGCCTGCTTCTGTCCTGTATC TGCGAATCCATCGGTTCGTTATTCTGCTACAGCCTTTCAGCCGTCCTCGCCCCTCCGCTACTCACACTTCCTTTTTACCGAGCCCGAGTTGAGACGTGGCGTACCAAGATCATGGGTGACCCTAAAAAGGGTAAGAAAGTTACTTGGGACAGCATCTTTGCCATCCTCCTTGTACTCCGTATCgcccctttccctccccATTGGATCGCCAACTTTGTGGCTCCTCACTTGGGTATCGGCATGTTTTTGTTCTGGTCAAGCTGCTTCATTGGTATCGCTCCTGTGTCAGTCATCCACGTCACTATCGGCTCTAGTCTCGACGACATGACTTCCGCCGCAGACTTCCACATTCTTTCTTTACGAAACATCCTCGGTCTTTCTGCAGTCATTATCGCTGTTCTCATCCCTATCGGTCTCAAGCGCATCTTCAAGAAAGACCTTGGAGATCTTGgggaagctgaagaagcaCTTGCTTCTACCAGGGGCGGCGATCGCGAGGTCAACGTACCAGCTGTTGGTCAAAACCATGGAAGGATGTACCATGCCATCGACAGTGGTGTTGTCCTCGCAACACCGAGCAAAGGAAATGGTATGGATATGCGCCGAAAGCTGGTCAAAAGCCAAGGAAGGGTTTTGGAAATTATCCCTGATCACGAGAGTGATGCAGAGGACCGTGAGCATGTCGAGCTTGACGACCACAGCCcgtcacctcttcctcgtcaatTAATCAGCTTTGATAACATTGAAGAACCTCTAATGGACGATAATGCCCCAGGTCCTTCCAGTCGCTCATCTTTGCAATCCACTTCGCACAAGGACGATTACATCGTGTTTGACCCTGCGAACCATTTCCACAAGATCCAAGTGAAGCCCTATAGACCGAACACGCAAAAGGGCTATGGCACAATTGAACAGCCTGCGCCTGTGATGGATGATAGTGAAAGGACGACGACTGCTGTTGGAATGGGTTGGTGGCCGTGGGCTAGGGACGGGGTCGCGTGA
- a CDS encoding expressed protein, producing MSDNRQDAQRELHTQVETNIEDSLGSALESSFNIPPPAPKPKVPVPSQEKESAPAATASAPVPGLDEWPQTLQGYLDEWQAESATARAKAEATRKRFEEERAAEAKALEDAKKAEKTNKEEEEKRKRDAERLRQELEGEEDEVQGGKGHGHGDKSRVKEAWELVAKKEGQSKDTPVVETDVRGVTGEDVFAGQAGEKKEVKAPAYDPTTSTDPIPPIFQDPKPVAPAPAPTESATLSRHSATSQAWEEISGQSSGSGEQVSPPRSSGSDDIVQVPSNPEKAPEAPRPPTQPPSLTLTLFTNASSLSIPRIFAVIGINLVLPFINGVMLGFGEIFAREVVKVGKAVWRGERSLFNWNRGSGLGGRGTTGVGLSGAGF from the exons ATGTCCGACAACAGGCAAGACGCTCAGCGAGAACTCCACACCCAGGTGGAAACTAACATCGAGGACAGCTTGGGC TCTGCTCTCGAGTCATCTTTCAAtatccctcctcctgctcccaAGCCCAAGGTTCCCGTCCCTTCTCAGGAAAAGGAATCCGCTCCTGCAGCCACGGCCTCTGCACCTGTCCCTGGTCTTGACGAGTGGCCCCAAACTTTGCAAGGCTACCTCGACGAATGGCAGGCCGAATCCGCCACTGCTCGTGCCAAAGCTGAAGCTACTCGTAAGaggtttgaagaagagcgagcTGCCGAAGCCAAAGCTCTTGAAGACGCCAAAAAGGCGGAGAAAACGAataaggaggaagaggagaagaggaagagggatgcGGAGAGGTTGAGGCAGGAgttggaaggagaggaggatgaggtaCAGGGCGGAAAGGGTCACGGACATGGAGACAAGAGCAGGGTCAAGGAAGCTTGGGAACTTGttgccaagaaggaagggcagAGCAAGGACACTCCTGTGGTTGAGACTGATGTCCGGGGCGTTACTGGCGAAGACGTGTTCGCCGGCCAGGCtggtgagaagaaggaggtcAAGGCT CCCGCATACGACCCCACTACTTCCACCGACCCTATCCCTCCTATTTTCCAAGACCCCAAGCCCGTCGCTCCAGCTCCTGCGCCTACAGAATCGGCTACTCTGTCCCGGCACTCTGCCACCTCTCAAGCGTGGGAAGAAATCTCTGGCCAGTCTTCCGGCAGTGGAGAGCAAGTTTCTCCTCCCCGATCCTCTGGCTCCGACGACATTGTCCAAGTCCCTTCTAACCCGGAAAAGGCTCCCGAAGCCCCCCGTCCTCCTACGCAACCCCCCTCACTCACCCTTACTCTCTTCACCAACGCTTCATCCTTGTCAATCCCTAGGATCTTTGCCGTCATCGGTATCAACCTTGTGTTGCCTTTCATCAACGGTGTAATGCTCGGCTTTGGTGAGATCTTTGCACGGGAAGTCGTGAAGGTCGGCAAGGCTGTCTGGAGGGGTGAGAGGAGTTTGTTCAACTGGAATCGGGGTTCAGGTCTTGGAGGCAGAGGAACAACGGGTGTCGGATTGAGTGGCGCTGGCTTCTAG
- a CDS encoding small nucleolar RNP protein, putative produces MSGRGFSRGGGGGFRGGARGGRGGGRGGFQQRDMGPPDTVLEIGSFQHDVESEMLCSLTAPTKIPYFNAPIYLQNKTQIGKVDEILGPINEVYFTVKMEQGMLASSFKKEDKVYISGEKLLPIERFLPKPKVAGGKVEKRGAQGGRGAPRGRGGAGSRGGRGGFSSRGGPGGRGGARGGAGGRGGFSSRGGGAPRGRGGFRGRGQ; encoded by the exons ATGAGCGGACGAGGTTTCTCTAGaggcggcggtggtggatTCAGAGGCGGAGCGCGAG gaggacgaggtggTGGCCGAGGCGGTTTCCAGCAGAGGGATATGGGTCCTCCCGACACTGTTCTCG AAATCGGCTCTTTCCAACACGACGTTGAATCCGAGATGCTCTGTTCCCTCACAGCACCTACAAAAATTCCCTACTTCAACGCCCCCATCTACCTCCAAAACAAGACCCAGATCGGCAAGGTCGACGAGATTCTCGGTCCTATCAACGAAGTGTACTTTACCGTCAAGATGGAGCAAGGAATGTTGGCGAGCAgtttcaagaaggaggacaaggTGTATATCTCCGGAGAGAAGTTATTGCCGATTGAGAGATTCCTGCCAAAGCCCAAGGTTGCCGGCGGTAAGG TCGAAA AGCGAGGTGCCCAAGGAGGTCGTGGTGCTCCCCGAGGCCGAGGTGGTGCCGGTAGTCGTGGTGGACGAGGCGGCTTCAGCTCACGAGGTGGCCCTGGCGGACGGGGTGGTGCTAGGGGTGGTGCCGGTGGACGGGGCGGTTTCAGTTCtcgaggtggtggtgcgCCCAGGGGCAGGGGTGGTTTCAGGGGAAGGGGACAATAA
- a CDS encoding expressed protein: MPICPVCDSSIDADQAAFEHHVNNHFVESAGTSSIGKETSKEGSMKRGREESLVAPELDICPACDFPLSFLTPIESQTHLATCLSGQEIEDDVEFDYSSIDITAQQQRDNDVIDKEWDGPARPGKWTGWVGRKVEKGDRWWDPLNGSTVPSELPSNFSPGVIIILAAALRTSAHQGKTRRAVLCRDTAHIKGVWKFDLGWGCGYRNALMSLTSLLSVPSYAPLFSKSINGAEPGVRRVQGWIEEAWEEGYDPEGKQQLGGTVLGRRKWIGPSDLYAMFTYKGIPCIICQYCHFLSVFGGLTRSSDDFPKPPSAKDDSKAAYARLQQWVKDYFNESTESPSNGSAFDVLMRSGENGSGRGEVVRVSIKFPLILQHSGHSRTIVGYEENARGDVNLLLFDPGKTMPKDIRNAALTHLAKSRAQALPLINTSLSTSGNDNAGNDERSRRPGGLRKKSSSQSQLEKTHESVPFSPPFTNGRAEVIYDVDRDKNTSGVESQTVEHLRGGAQDGSDQGGKSPSTAIPIEDDEEITPSGWVRKKRALKSKISSPSSTSRTLIDPTSPTQAIKTLNHFRVNLGNLSKHTQYQILMFTGGPVLSDSEKERRKIVSSTVIR; the protein is encoded by the exons ATGCCTATTTGTCCTGTCTGTGACTCATCGATAGACGCCGATCAAGCAGCTTTCGAACATCATGTAAACAACCATTTTGTCGAGAGCGCAGGAACGAGCAGTATTGGGAAAGAGACGtcgaaagaagggagtATGAAGAGAGGGCGTGAAGAGTCTTTAGTAGC TCCCGAGCTTGACATATGCCCTGCCTGCGATTTCCCTCTATCATTTCTAACCCCGATCGAGAGCCAAACTCACCTCGCAACATGTCTTTCTGGCCAAGAgatagaagatgatgtggagTTCGATTATTCCTCAATAGATATTACAGCGCAACAGCAGAGGGACAATGATGTAATTGATAAGGAATGGGACGGACCTGCTAGACCTGGAAAGTGGACAGGATGGGTCGGCAGGAAGGTCGAGAAAGGTGACCGTTG GTGGGATCCCCTTAATGGGTCAACGGTTCCTAGTGAATTACCCAGCAACTTTTCGCCTG GCGTGATAATTATATTAGCCGCGGCACTTCGCACATCAGCTCACCAAGGGAAAACACGGCGGGCTGTACTATGTCGGGATACTGCTCATATCAAGGGCGTATGGAAATTTGATCTTG GTTGGGGTTGTGGGTATCGCAATGCATTGATGTCCCTtacttctctcctctctgtACCCTCGTACGCCCCTCTGTTCTCTAAATCCATAAACGGCGCCGAGCCAGGGGTGAGAAGAGTTCAAGGATGGATAGAGGAAgcgtgggaagaaggatacgACCCGGAGGGAAAACAACAATTGGGTGGGACGGTATTGGGGAGGCGGAAATGGATCGGGCCGAGTGATTTGTATGCCATGTTCACTTACAAGGGAATACC GTGTATTATATGTCAGTATTGCCATTTCTTATCCGTGTTTGGAGGATTAACTCGATCATCAGATGATTTCCCAAAACCCCCAAGTGCCAAAGATGATAGTAAAGCTGCCTATGCCCGGTTACAACAATGGGTTAAAGATTATTTT AATGAAAGCACAGAGAGTCCGTCAAATGGATCGGCGTTTGACGTCCTTATGCGTTCGGGTGAGAACGGCTccgggagaggagaagttGTCAGAGTGTCGATTAAATTCCCACTTATTCTTCAG CATTCTGGTCACTCAAGAACAATTGTCGGTTACGAAGAAAACGCGCGAGGAGATGTCAATCTTTTGCTCTTTGATCCTGGAAA AACGATGCCCAAAGATATCCGCAACGCCGCTCTCACCCATCTCGCCAAATCACGAGCCCAAGCGTTACCGCTTATAAATACTTCCCTCTCTACATCGGGCAACGATAACGCAGGCAACGATGAACGGTCAAGGCGGCCAGGAGGTTTGAGGAAAAAATCGTCTTCCCAATCACAGCTAGAAAAGACGCATGAGAGCGTGCCGTTTTCTCCGCCTTTTACGAATGGGAGGGCTGAAGTCATATATGATGTCGATAGGGATAAGAACACGAGTGGGGTTGAGAGTCAAACAGTTGAACATTTGCGTGGTGGTGCTCAAGATGGCTCGGACCAAGGTGGAAAATCACCAAGTACAGCTATACCCATcgaagacgacgaagagatCACTCCTTCTGGCTGGGTTCGTAAGAAACGCGCACTCAAATCAAAgatctcctctccttcttccacatccaGAACCTTAATTGACCCGACTTCCCCTACGCAGGCGATAAAGACGCTCAATCACTTTCGGGTCAATTTGGGGAACTTGTCAAAGCATACGCAGTATCAGATATTGATGTTTACCGGCGGGCCGGTATTGAGTGATagtgaaaaggagagaagaaagattGTTAGTAGTACAGTCATAAGATAA